The proteins below are encoded in one region of Candidatus Binatia bacterium:
- a CDS encoding helix-turn-helix transcriptional regulator, whose product MARDVLLGAALGLTRDFVAGRKLIERALNELTPGDPLYDEALYYKAVIAWIKHDQEEAEEAASAQLVSPEPNNRARARIMLSWIALRRGEILRQVDELQKALDELDAAATPDQYYRANALFTLALLCRELPLREVADRVRSIFETLPWTSGLKLERFQVTRFLAAIDELEGNELAAFAGFRKAARLAPSEHWSVLCYLDRALLAKNTGEMAFATEQLLEAHETAQRLSWNDVSGEERSALLVLAELFAHDDAAIAEQYLARFRTLTTSVIPILAYGADPRVKGFESYSQGVAWVRLGDVDEGRTALTEAWSIFEDFNYAWRAAICALALYEITRDRRWVQRAARKIEPWPQSWIARRVADATNTSVLHLDRIPPAKREVLELVRAGRRNTEIAKQLGRSPNTVRNQVSALFQQFNVKSRAELVAVFSQPVVPISAFYHKRRLN is encoded by the coding sequence ATGGCACGCGACGTCCTGCTCGGCGCCGCGCTCGGACTCACCCGTGACTTCGTCGCCGGCCGCAAGCTGATCGAGCGCGCCCTCAATGAGCTCACTCCCGGTGACCCGCTCTACGACGAGGCGCTCTACTACAAGGCCGTCATCGCCTGGATCAAGCACGACCAAGAGGAGGCCGAAGAGGCGGCCTCGGCCCAGCTCGTCTCCCCCGAACCGAACAACCGCGCCCGCGCCAGGATCATGCTCTCCTGGATCGCGCTGCGCCGCGGCGAGATTCTGCGTCAGGTGGACGAGTTGCAGAAGGCGCTCGACGAGCTCGACGCCGCTGCAACGCCCGACCAGTACTACCGTGCCAACGCACTCTTCACGCTCGCGCTGCTCTGTCGCGAGCTGCCGCTGCGCGAGGTGGCCGATCGGGTGCGCAGCATCTTCGAGACGCTGCCGTGGACATCGGGCCTTAAACTCGAGCGCTTCCAGGTCACCCGATTCCTCGCGGCGATCGACGAGCTCGAGGGTAACGAGCTGGCGGCCTTCGCCGGCTTCCGCAAGGCGGCGAGGCTGGCTCCGTCCGAGCACTGGTCCGTTCTCTGCTATCTCGACCGCGCGCTGCTCGCAAAGAACACCGGCGAGATGGCCTTTGCAACCGAGCAACTGCTCGAAGCGCACGAAACCGCACAGCGGCTCTCGTGGAACGACGTGAGCGGTGAGGAGCGCTCGGCGCTGCTCGTGCTCGCGGAGCTCTTCGCGCACGACGACGCAGCGATCGCCGAGCAGTATCTCGCACGCTTCCGAACCCTGACGACGTCCGTGATTCCGATCCTCGCGTACGGAGCCGACCCTCGCGTCAAGGGCTTCGAATCCTACTCGCAGGGCGTCGCTTGGGTTCGCCTCGGCGACGTCGACGAAGGACGCACCGCGTTGACCGAAGCGTGGTCGATCTTCGAGGATTTCAACTACGCCTGGCGAGCGGCGATCTGCGCGCTCGCGCTCTACGAAATCACGCGCGACCGGCGCTGGGTGCAGCGCGCCGCGCGCAAGATCGAACCCTGGCCGCAGAGCTGGATCGCGCGCCGCGTGGCCGATGCGACGAATACGTCGGTGCTCCATCTCGACCGGATCCCGCCGGCGAAGCGCGAGGTGCTCGAGCTCGTTCGCGCCGGGCGGCGTAACACCGAGATCGCGAAGCAGCTCGGGCGCAGTCCGAACACGGTGCGAAATCAGGTCTCCGCGCTCTTCCAGCAATTCAACGTGAAGAGCCGCGCGGAGCTCGTCGCCGTATTCTCGCAGCCGGTCGTACCGATCAGCGCCTTCTACCATAAGCGCCGATTGAACTAG